A part of Sugiyamaella lignohabitans strain CBS 10342 chromosome D, complete sequence genomic DNA contains:
- the MNN10 gene encoding Mnn10p (Subunit of a Golgi mannosyltransferase complex; complex mediates elongation of the polysaccharide mannan backbone; membrane protein of the mannosyltransferase family; other members of the complex are Anp1p, Mnn9p, Mnn11p, and Hoc1p; GO_component: GO:0005794 - Golgi apparatus [Evidence IEA,IEA]; GO_component: GO:0000136 - alpha-1,6-mannosyltransferase complex [Evidence IDA] [PMID 10037752]; GO_component: GO:0005783 - endoplasmic reticulum [Evidence IEA]; GO_component: GO:0005789 - endoplasmic reticulum membrane [Evidence IEA]; GO_component: GO:0016021 - integral component of membrane [Evidence IEA,IEA]; GO_component: GO:0016020 - membrane [Evidence IEA]; GO_function: GO:0000009 - alpha-1,6-mannosyltransferase activity [Evidence IDA] [PMID 10037752]; GO_function: GO:0016740 - transferase activity [Evidence IEA]; GO_function: GO:0016757 - transferase activity, transferring glycosyl groups [Evidence IEA]; GO_function: GO:0016758 - transferase activity, transferring hexosyl groups [Evidence IEA]; GO_process: GO:0000917 - barrier septum assembly [Evidence IMP] [PMID 16034811]; GO_process: GO:0000032 - cell wall mannoprotein biosynthetic process [Evidence IMP] [PMID 10037752]; GO_process: GO:0006487 - protein N-linked glycosylation [Evidence IMP] [PMID 23210626]; GO_process: GO:0006487 - protein N-linked glycosylation [Evidence IMP] [PMID 8991513]), translating into MFKSEKGWKSRRPSSTSFWNFSGSSPMSPASSHNRVAAPAYRPLLNFLLRRKILIVIFIFILLLSLFTAVPFLPHFSFGSANYVIILAANEGGGVMQWKGAREWSVERSSIANKKQYAERHGYNLAIKDVSAKKRYAHEWRESWEKVDIIKETMRQFPNAEWFWWLDLHTYIMEPQISLDSHIFRNLYNETYRDASYFNPLSIPIEIPYVDYNQPIDLVISQDCGGFNLGSFFIRRSEWTEKLLDIWWDPVFYEQKHMDWEHKEQDALETLYRNQAWIRGRVGFIPLRKMNSFPPGACSDMADDSRLFYNEKERDFVVNMAGCEWGRDCWGEMEHYKALSKKLHQKKFWFF; encoded by the coding sequence ATGTTTAAAAGTGAAAAGGGCTGGAAGTCACGGCGTCCATCGTCGACATCGTTTTGGAATTTTTCCGGGTCGTCTCCAATGTCACCAGCGAGTTCTCACAATAGAGTAGCAGCTCCTGCGTATAGACCATTACTGAACTTCTTGCTGCGGAGAAAGATTCTTAttgtgatttttattttcattttgttaCTGTCGTTGTTCACGGCAGTGCCATTTTTGCCGCATTTCTCGTTTGGTTCTGCCAACTACGTCATCATTTTGGCTGCCAACGAGGGCGGTGGTGTCATGCAATGGAAGGGTGCTAGAGAATGGTCGGTTGAACGATCCAGTATAGCCAATAAGAAGCAATATGCCGAGCGTCATGGATACAACTTGGCTATTAAAGACGTGTCTGCCAAAAAGAGATATGCTCATGAATGGAGAGAGTCGTGGGAGAAGGTCGATATTATCAAGGAAACCATGCGCCAGTTCCCAAATGCTGAATGGTTTTGGTGGCTCGATCTACACACATATATAATGGAGCCTCAGATCAGTCTCGATTCGCACATTTTCCGCAATCTGTACAATGAGACGTATCGCGATGCTTCATATTTCAACCCACTAAGCATTCCCATTGAAATCCCCTACGTAGACTACAACCAACCCATCGACCTGGTCATCTCACAAGACTGTGGTGGTTTTAATCTGGGTAGTTTCTTCATTCGTCGTTCCGAATGGACTGAAAAGTTGCTCGATATCTGGTGGGACCCAGTGTTTTACGAACAAAAACACATGGACTGGGAACACAAGGAGCAGGATGCTCTTGAAACTCTGTATAGGAACCAGGCATGGATCAGAGGCCGTGTCGGTTTCATCCCACTGCGTAAGATGAACTCGTTCCCTCCTGGTGCCTGTAGCGACATGGCCGACGACAGCAGGTTGTTCTATAACGAAAAAGAACGCGACTTTGTCGTCAACATGGCAGGCTGTGAATGGGGCCGTGACTGCTGGGGAGAGATGGAGCATTACAAAGCTCTCAGCAAAAAGCTTCACCAAAAGAAGTTCTGGTTTTTCTAA
- the ENV9 gene encoding Env9p (Protein proposed to be involved in vacuolar functions; mutant shows defect in CPY processing and defects in vacuolar morphology; has similarity to oxidoreductases, found in lipid particles; required for replication of Brome mosaic virus in S. cerevisiae, a model system for studying replication of positive-strand RNA viruses in their natural hosts; GO_component: GO:0016021 - integral component of membrane [Evidence IEA]; GO_component: GO:0005811 - lipid particle [Evidence IEA,IEA]; GO_component: GO:0005811 - lipid particle [Evidence IDA] [PMID 14562095]; GO_component: GO:0016020 - membrane [Evidence IEA,IEA]; GO_function: GO:0016491 - oxidoreductase activity [Evidence IEA,IEA]; GO_function: GO:0016491 - oxidoreductase activity [Evidence ISS] [PMID 8972580]; GO_process: GO:0008152 - metabolic process [Evidence IEA]; GO_process: GO:0055114 - oxidation-reduction process [Evidence IEA]; GO_process: GO:0006624 - vacuolar protein processing [Evidence IMP] [PMID 21912603]; GO_process: GO:0007033 - vacuole organization [Evidence IMP] [PMID 21912603]): protein MVFFGPCWSVDSLPDFSGKSVFITGGNTGIGKHTVTELARKNMGKIYLAGRNPTRCEAAIAEIKKEVPNANIEYVKLDVSKLDDVKQVAEKFVNEHTSLNYLVNNAGIMATPYELNNDGYEMQFATNYMGHALLTRIMLPLLEKTAKDGDEVKIINVSSFAHNFAPRVGINFEDVNLTKGSVWDRYGQSKLANILLNNELTKRYPQIKSYSLHPGFVRTDLYDGMNSTYGILGRIANAVTKPFYITPYNGAITTLYCFSVEANDKAGEYLVPYGKVGSLTRNAKNQELSSKLWDWTTNELTNKHYI, encoded by the coding sequence ATGGTTTTCTTTGGTCCCTGTTGGTCAGTTGATTCGCTTCCAGATTTCTCTGGAAAATCTGTTTTTATTACTGGTGGAAACACAGGTATCGGTAAACATACGGTCACTGAATTGGCCAGAAAGAATATGGGCAAGATCTATCTCGCTGGTCGAAACCCCACTAGATGTGAAGCAGCTATTGCTgagatcaagaaagaagTCCCAAATGCCAATATCGAATATGTCAAATTGGATGTGTCTAAGCTTGATGATGTGAAACAAGTTGCTGAAAAGTTTGTAAATGAGCACACGTCGCTTAATTATCTGGTTAACAATGCTGGTATTATGGCCACACCTTATGAGTTGAACAATGATGGGTATGAGATGCAGTTCGCTACTAATTATATGGGACATGCTCTATTGACACGAATCATGCTCCCACTCCTAGAAAAGACAGCTAAAGATGGAGACGAGGTAAAGATTATCAATGTTTCAAGCTTTGCACACAATTTTGCTCCTAGAGTGGGTATTAATTTTGAAGACGTCAACCTGACTAAAGGCAGTGTCTGGGATAGATATGGTCAGTCAAAGCTTGCCAACATCCTCCTCAACAACGAGTTGACAAAGCGATATCCCCAGATAAAGTCATACTCTCTTCACCCTGGTTTTGTTAGAACCGATTTGTATGACGGTATGAACTCTACTTATGGTATTCTTGGTCGCATCGCCAATGCTGTTACTAAACCATTCTATATTACACCATACAATGGTGCCATCACTACACTTTACTGCTTCTCAGTTGAAGCCAACGACAAAGCTGGTGAGTACTTGGTACCATATGGTAAAGTCGGCTCCCTGACTAGAAATGCAAAGAACCAAGAACTGAGCTCTAAATTGTGGGACTGGACAACCAACGAGCTTACGAACAAGCACTATATTTGA
- the SWI1 gene encoding Swi1p (Subunit of the SWI/SNF chromatin remodeling complex; regulates transcription by remodeling chromatin; required for transcription of many genes, including ADH1, ADH2, GAL1, HO, INO1 and SUC2; can form the prion [SWI+]; human homolog ARID1A is a candidate tumor suppressor gene in breast cancer; GO_component: GO:0016514 - SWI/SNF complex [Evidence IDA] [PMID 18644858]; GO_component: GO:0016514 - SWI/SNF complex [Evidence IDA] [PMID 8016655]; GO_component: GO:0016514 - SWI/SNF complex [Evidence IDA] [PMID 8127913]; GO_component: GO:0016514 - SWI/SNF complex [Evidence IDA,IMP] [PMID 8159677]; GO_component: GO:0005622 - intracellular [Evidence IEA]; GO_component: GO:0005634 - nucleus [Evidence IEA,IEA]; GO_component: GO:0005634 - nucleus [Evidence IDA] [PMID 3143101]; GO_function: GO:0003677 - DNA binding [Evidence IEA,IEA]; GO_function: GO:0015616 - DNA translocase activity [Evidence IDA] [PMID 17188033]; GO_function: GO:0001102 - RNA polymerase II activating transcription factor binding [Evidence IPI] [PMID 11865042]; GO_function: GO:0001102 - RNA polymerase II activating transcription factor binding [Evidence IMP,IPI] [PMID 14580348]; GO_function: GO:0046872 - metal ion binding [Evidence IEA]; GO_process: GO:0043044 - ATP-dependent chromatin remodeling [Evidence IDA] [PMID 8016655]; GO_process: GO:0006261 - DNA-dependent DNA replication [Evidence IMP] [PMID 10198436]; GO_process: GO:0000436 - carbon catabolite activation of transcription from RNA polymerase II promoter [Evidence IGI] [PMID 14580348]; GO_process: GO:0044109 - cellular alcohol catabolic process [Evidence IMP] [PMID 1339306]; GO_process: GO:0031496 - positive regulation of mating type switching [Evidence IMP] [PMID 6436497]; GO_process: GO:0045944 - positive regulation of transcription from RNA polymerase II promoter [Evidence IMP] [PMID 1339306]; GO_process: GO:0045944 - positive regulation of transcription from RNA polymerase II promoter [Evidence IMP] [PMID 3542227]; GO_process: GO:0045944 - positive regulation of transcription from RNA polymerase II promoter [Evidence IMP] [PMID 8016655]; GO_process: GO:0061412 - positive regulation of transcription from RNA polymerase II promoter in response to amino acid starvation [Evidence IMP] [PMID 10549298]; GO_process: GO:0006355 - regulation of transcription, DNA-templated [Evidence IEA]; GO_process: GO:0005987 - sucrose catabolic process [Evidence IMP] [PMID 1339306]; GO_process: GO:0006351 - transcription, DNA-templated [Evidence IEA]), producing the protein MDPSSPATDVLQSQQGTIQPSALYSPSLFSNMSPQMENASPALSNSGANSGGNPTNANNSNISMNSPFMGGISQGRSHSDAASVSPHQRPTPLPAQLLQEVHSGSNSPMIGQQQGFQGQSQQQQQQANQMQNAGGRLSTGTQPDNGLGSDISQQFNGGNDLGLMYQQQMLGQQQQQTNQNQNQNRMFPNQNQASNQNQNQGLNQNQNSNQNLPLNFNPNQGQNQNQHGPGSGPNQMPGQVPGQIPPGQVPGQGGLGNQGFLSTLTPAQLQPIRNQLRLLSPQNQEEFIRRLGMLPPQNLIQAIQQLASQQQKMAAAQNSRNQAQARNQMNQRQPNQQLNQLNNQQNQPNVPPGQQNQFQFVMQQNRQKSPQVNVNQPSQIPPNQKYPAGGPSGPMGPNNSGTSGPGGLNMSSAAASTMSKADQFVKSLFEFMQRRGTPINSFPTVGESRVHPFALYATVMKFGGSAKVTRAQQWPNVTQALGYMPSMSEEVSRIYNNILRPFEEFLLTSQLRNKGLKANLPGQAGQVPMGQVPSPSPAQGPIKGPGMVPGQVAGPGSNQDSNQGPNVPQTPFGQQAQPSPQVPQSQMPMSMIPMQMGQTPQTQIQQQQPPSGLRQSATPQPQTKARQTSQSRGKQTASPIPVHMPGPMQSPAVGGSPEVQAKLTPRRTPSSRKSSTASSPALVPVPALPAASPTPIIKPKHFVPHENRKYAPKKRLVEKHGGYDIRVLAGIGREIENIRSDFPFTHELGTFDVHAITMAVNSTIAGEVRQALDKLMVITADPRCYFSLVESPGLLTGLAECGLVITKGLASSKPDGKALATTKHYDVNDSLFGEGVKSNIDAVFESYKSKLGKEDVDLVIDVDTLTGVEVGRVEDDKPTEKIQEDDISVHKKAEGQESKDTINEKASEQDGLKPFGFTNYLTLLKKTSSENEELEFDYKTPEIDQFWVTASVDRLLSITTILRNLSFVDQNRSILINEPTSREFLFGLLYSLAENANLLPNSKQTLDLMKDLVTIFSNLAPVLILDSAKDALVLLLFILAFTPTPIPLTTSKDGIVFGRYTPVVHRYLPYAVDILAKVLPRDPPNRDLFESIFLGTCTNFEYLQLLQRYFNGRPADPYELMTCAFGLVISTVPHDDLSVIPRGLELARPLLHQSLLVAEMLAEMIKFEKPTRSNTNGTVDADEDNDIEMSESDKSFGKEKEQNNLSDFLKEFKEKKANYNLAYEWLSASDGFGHALLRAACALGAVVGNGRARDEERNPFARITQRSITVLRILGKKAMEYDSQDGALTGSEKAIVQLPSGVLPTIEALLGAMLASEMDKYVVGQICRFCDEGNEHLIKASSSLERP; encoded by the coding sequence ATGGATCCTTCTAGTCCAGCTACGGACGTACTTCAGTCTCAACAGGGAACTATCCAGCCATCAGCTTTGTATTCGCCAAGCTTATTTAGCAATATGAGTCCACAGATGGAAAATGCTTCTCCTGCTTTGTCCAACTCTGGTGCCAATTCTGGTGGAAATCCAACAAATGCTAACAATTCTAACATTAGTATGAATAGCCCGTTTATGGGTGGTATTTCTCAAGGAAGATCTCATAGCGATGCAGCAAGTGTGTCACCTCATCAGAGACCGACTCCATTACCAGCTCAACTGCTACAGGAAGTACATAGTGGCTCGAACTCTCCAATGATTGGCCAACAACAGGGTTTCCAAGGACAGTcgcaacagcagcaacagcaggctAATCAGATGCAAAATGCTGGTGGAAGATTATCAACTGGAACCCAGCCTGATAACGGGTTGGGGTCTGATATATCTCAGCAATTTAATGGTGGAAATGATCTGGGCCTTAtgtatcaacagcaaatgTTGggacaacaacagcagcagacaaatcagaatcagaatcaaaaTCGAATGTTcccaaaccaaaaccagGCCTCgaatcagaaccagaaccagggTCTcaatcaaaatcaaaattcaaatcaaaacttGCCTCTCAATTTCAACCCCAACCAGGGCCAgaaccaaaatcaacatGGCCCTGGAAGTGGTCCTAATCAGATGCCTGGTCAAGTTCCGGGGCAAATTCCTCCTGGACAAGTGCCTGGTCAAGGAGGACTTGGCAACCAAGGTTTCTTGAGTACATTGACACCTGCTCAATTACAGCCGATACGTAATCAGTTACGGTTATTAAGTCCTcagaatcaagaagagtTCATTCGACGTTTAGGCATGTTACCACCTCAGAACTTGATACAAGCAATTCAGCAATTGGCTtctcagcaacagaagatggctgctgctcaaaacAGCCGAAATCAGGCTCAAGCTCGTAATCAAATGAACCAGCGAcaaccaaatcaacaactgAACCAACTCAATAACCAGCAAAATCAACCGAATGTACCTCCCGGTCAACAGAACCAATTCCAATTTGTCATGCAACAGAACCGCCAGAAATCTCCACAGGTAAATGTAAACCAACCATCGCAAATCCCACCAAATCAAAAGTATCCAGCCGGAGGTCCAAGCGGTCCTATGGGGCCCAATAATAGTGGCACCTCGGGTCCTGGCGGTTTGAACATgtcgtcagcagcagcaagcaCCATGTCCAAGGCAGACCAGTTTGTCAAATCTTTGTTTGAGTTTATGCAACGAAGAGGCACTCCAATCAACTCATTTCCAACAGTTGGTGAAAGCAGAGTACATCCTTTTGCCCTGTATGCTACAGTAATGAAATTTGGAGGATCTGCCAAAGTCACTCGTGCTCAGCAATGGCCAAATGTTACACAGGCTCTCGGCTATATGCCGTCAATGAGTGAAGAGGTGTCTAGaatttataataatattcttCGACCATTTGAGGAATTTTTATTAACCTCTCAGTTAAGAAACAAAGGACTGAAAGCCAATCTCCCAGGACAAGCAGGTCAAGTACCTATGGGTCAGGTTCCGAGTCCCAGCCCTGCTCAGGGTCCTATTAAGGGTCCGGGTATGGTTCCAGGTCAAGTGGCGGGCCCTGGTTCAAATCAAGACTCTAACCAGGGTCCCAACGTCCCACAAACACCCTTTGGACAGCAAGCGCAACCTTCGCCACAGGTACCACAATCTCAAATGCCCATGTCCATGATCCCTATGCAGATGGGGCAAACTCCCCAGACGCAaatccagcaacaacaaccgcCCAGTGGACTGCGTCAATCAGCTACTCCACAACCCCAAACAAAGGCTAGACAAACTTCGCAGTCAAGAGGCAAACAAACGGCATCTCCAATTCCAGTTCATATGCCCGGTCCAATGCAATCTCCAGCGGTGGGTGGATCTCCTGAAGTACAGGCAAAACTAACACCAAGGAGAACTCCCAGTTCTCGAAAGTCATCTACTGCATCGTCACCTGCGTTAGTCCCTGTTCCTGCTCTTCCTGCTGCATCACCCACTCCAATCATTAAGCCAAAGCATTTTGTCCCCCATGAGAATAGGAAGTATGCCCCAAAGAAGAGACTTGTTGAGAAACATGGCGGGTATGATATCCGAGTATTGGCTGGTATTGGTCGGGAAATCGAGAATATTAGGAGTGACTTTCCGTTCACTCATGAATTAGGAACTTTTGATGTTCATGCTATCACTATGGCCGTGAATTCGACGATAGCCGGTGAGGTTAGACAGGCTCTAGATAAACTGATGGTAATCACTGCAGATCCACGATGTTATTTTAGCTTGGTCGAGTCCCCTGGTCTACTCACAGGCCTGGCCGAATGTGGTTTAGTCATTACCAAGGGCCTTGCTTCTAGTAAACCCGATGGAAAAGCATTGGCGACTACGAAACACTATGACGTTAACGATAGCTTATTTGGAGAAGGGGTGAAAAGCAACATTGATGCAGTGTTTGAAAGCTACAAGAGCAAACTAGGAAAGGAAgatgttgatttggttATAGACGTGGATACTTTAACTGGTGTTGAGGTGGGACGAGTCGAAGACGATAAGCCGACTGAGAAAATTCAAGAAGATGATATTTCGGTTCATAAGAAGGCCGAAGGCCAAGAAAGTAAAGACACAATTAATGAAAAAGCTTCTGAACAGGATGGCCTTAAACCTTTCGGATTCACCAACTATTTGACGCTACTCAAGAAGACCAGCTCTGAAAACGAAGAGCTTGAGTTCGACTACAAGACTCCAGAAATCGATCAGTTTTGGGTAACAGCCAGCGTTGACCGACTTTTAAGCATCACCACTATTCTTCGAAACCTGTCATTTGTTGATCAGAACCGATCTATTTTGATAAACGAACCAACTAGTAGGGAATTTCTATTTGGTTTGTTGTATTCATTGGCAGAAAATGCTAATTTGCTACCAAATTCCAAGCAGACTTTGGACCTTATGAAAGATTTGGTCACAATATTCTCAAATTTGGCACCCGTGCTTATTCTTGACTCTGCAAAGGATGCattggttttgttgttatttattcttgCTTTTACACCTACCCCTATTCCACTAACGACATCAAAGGATGGTATTGTATTCGGCAGGTATACCCCTGTCGTCCACCGTTATCTCCCATACGCAGTAGACATTCTCGCCAAGGTGCTTCCCAGAGATCCGCCTAATAGAGACTTGTTCGaatcaatatttttagGCACTTGCACGAATTTTGAATACTTGCAACTGTTACAACGGTACTTTAATGGCCGTCCTGCTGACCCATATGAATTAATGACTTGTGCTTTTGGTCTAGTTATCAGTACAGTGCCTCACGATGATCTTAGTGTTATTCCCCGAGGATTAGAGCTGGCCAGGCCATTACTCCACCAGAGTCTGTTAGTGGCAGAAATGCTAGCTGAAATGATCAAGTTTGAAAAGCCAACTCGTTCTAATACAAATGGaactgttgatgctgatgaggacaatgatattgaaatgTCAGAATCTGATAAATCCTTTGGAAAGGAGAAAGagcaaaataatttaagcgatttcttgaaagagttcaaagagaaaaaggcCAACTACAATCTAGCTTACGAGTGGCTAAGCGCTAGTGACGGTTTTGGACATGCTCTTCTCCGTGCTGCCTGTGCGCttggtgctgttgttggcaaCGGTCGTGCCAGGgatgaagaaagaaatcCGTTTGCGAGAATTACTCAACGTAGTATCACTGTACTACGAATTCTTGGCAAAAAAGCAATGGAGTATGACTCTCAGGACGGTGCGCTTACTGGTTCAGAAAAGGCGATAGTTCAACTACCTTCAGGCGTATTACCTACTATTGAAGCTCTACTTGGTGCCATGCTGGCCAGTGAAATGGACAAATATGTAGTTGGCCAAATTTGTAGATTTTGTGACGAAGGAAACGAACATTTAATCAAGGCGAGCAGTTCATTGGAACGACCATGA